A window of the Alnus glutinosa chromosome 4, dhAlnGlut1.1, whole genome shotgun sequence genome harbors these coding sequences:
- the LOC133865198 gene encoding small polypeptide DEVIL 4-like — protein sequence MKMKGASATIGGSKRKFSCKGLGGFLKEGRGRLYILRRCIIMLLCWHD from the coding sequence ATGAAGATGAAGGGTGCTAGTGCTACTATTGGAGGCTCTAAGAGAAAGTTTTCATGTAAAGGGCTTGGTGGGTTTCTTAAAGAAGGAAGAGGCAGGCTCTACATACTTAGAAGATGTATTATCATGCTTCTCTGCTGGCATGATTAA